DNA from Evansella sp. LMS18:
TTACTGCCTCCGGAAACAACAAACTTGAAGCCTTTTTGCAGGCTCCACTGTTCATTCGAAGGCTTTGTTAAAGCTCTGCTGATGAGTGCGTTTCAAGGTACTCGCGCTATTTGGAAAAAGAAAAGCTTTCCAGCTTCTCTGCAGCTGCTTCTGCAGGCAGGCCCAAATGCACGCAAACGGCAACAGCGTATGCTGCATATTTAATATGCTGTAGTTCCGAGCTGTTTATTTGAAACCGAAGCCTGATGCCTTCAATCGAAAATTCACTGTTGTCAGGACCTGTCTCTTCCACCGAATGTATTTTAAAGAGACAGCCATCTGAAAAACCCGCTTTGACAGCGTCTGCCTTCCATTCCCGGTCAAGAAGAGGATCGTCCCCGTCTAAAATAAGACTTGCTGAAGCCTTCATCAAGTTTTCAGCCAGGGAAATGATACCCTTTGTTTGATTTTTATCACCGGCGCCCTCGACCCCTGTAATAACATTGAAGCCCGGCTGAAGAACCTGGAAAAGCTCAGCTGCTGTTTCCTCGTCCTGGGGATCTGTTTCAAAGATATAAACATCTGTGCCTTCCGGGAGCTGAAGAAGGGACAGAAAAGCAGCAGCAGGATCAGACACACTGCCTGCTGTCGCTTCTGTTTTAAAATGATTCTCAAGCATCGCTTCAATCAGCTTAATAACAGTGGTTCTTTTCCCACTCCCGGTTACAGCGATTACCACAGGCTCCAGGTCGATAAGATAATCTCTTGCCATATCTCTGAAACCCTTCATTACTGTCTCGCCTCCGCTGCCGCTTCCCTTGCAGTTTCTCTGTCATCAAAATGGTAATTCACTTTACCTATTGTCTGGTATGTTTCATGGCCTTTCCCGGCAATCAGGATAATCTCATCTTTTTCTGCTCTTCGGACTGCCTCATAAATAGCTTCCCTGCGATTTTCAATTACTGTATAAGAAGAACCGCTCATACCCGCTTTCATATGTTCAATGATCACAGCAGGGTCCTCTGAACGAGGATTATCGGAAGTTAAGTACACAAAGTCAGCCAGCTGTTCTGCTATTTTTGCCATTTCAGGCCGTTTTGTTTTATCTCTGTCTCCACCGCAGCCAACGACAACCGAAACCTTCCCTTTCGCAAATTCCCTTATGGTCTCAAGAACGTTCTGAAGGCTGTCTGGTGTATGTGCATAGTCGACTATAACATGGAAGTCTTCTTCGAGGGCAACTCTTTCAAACCTTCCTGCCACACCCTCTACGGACGATAAACTTCCGGCAATAGTCTTTATGCCGACACCGGTTACATACGCAGCCGCTGCTGCTGCGAGGGCATTGTATACAGAGAACCGCCCAGTCATTTTTAAGGTGATTTCCTCACGTTCTTCTCCGATAGTCAGATCAAAAGCTGTCCCCCGCTCTGTTATCCTTATGTTTTCTGCTTTCATATCTGCATCATTATCAATGCCGTATGTTAAAAGGGGCGCAGCAGTCATGGTCTGAATCAAACCGGCCGTTTTATCATCTGCATTAATTACTGCTCTAGGCTGCCTTCCTTCTTCATAGCCGTTTCCAAGCTGTGCAAAAAGCAAGCCTTTAGCTCTGGCATAATTGTCCATTGTTTCGTGGAAATCAAGATGATCCTGCGACAAGTTTGTAAAA
Protein-coding regions in this window:
- a CDS encoding UDP-N-acetylmuramoyl-L-alanyl-D-glutamate--2,6-diaminopimelate ligase; protein product: MQLSKLLGRLPSYETKSNEDPLIKELYMDSREVTEGGLFFCVKGYTVDGHDYAQQAAEKGAAAIIAEEDVSVSVPVIKVKDSKRAMALLSAAFYGYPTTKLHLIGVTGTNGKTTVTHLIEKILTDHKINTGIIGTMYMRYAGKEVTTANTTPESLTLQKSFASMVDEGVEAVAMEVSSHALELGRTHGAQFDVAVFTNLSQDHLDFHETMDNYARAKGLLFAQLGNGYEEGRQPRAVINADDKTAGLIQTMTAAPLLTYGIDNDADMKAENIRITERGTAFDLTIGEEREEITLKMTGRFSVYNALAAAAAAYVTGVGIKTIAGSLSSVEGVAGRFERVALEEDFHVIVDYAHTPDSLQNVLETIREFAKGKVSVVVGCGGDRDKTKRPEMAKIAEQLADFVYLTSDNPRSEDPAVIIEHMKAGMSGSSYTVIENRREAIYEAVRRAEKDEIILIAGKGHETYQTIGKVNYHFDDRETAREAAAEARQ
- a CDS encoding Mur ligase family protein, with amino-acid sequence MKGFRDMARDYLIDLEPVVIAVTGSGKRTTVIKLIEAMLENHFKTEATAGSVSDPAAAFLSLLQLPEGTDVYIFETDPQDEETAAELFQVLQPGFNVITGVEGAGDKNQTKGIISLAENLMKASASLILDGDDPLLDREWKADAVKAGFSDGCLFKIHSVEETGPDNSEFSIEGIRLRFQINSSELQHIKYAAYAVAVCVHLGLPAEAAAEKLESFSFSK